In the Pyrococcus kukulkanii genome, one interval contains:
- the alaS gene encoding alanine--tRNA ligase, with amino-acid sequence MEFVMKTKMFEEEGWIRKKCKVCGKPFWTLDPDRETCGDPPCDEYQFIGKPGIPKKYTLDEMREKFLSFFEKKGHGRVKRYPVLPRWRDDVLLVGASIMDFQPWVISGEADPPANPLAISQPSIRFTDIDNVGITGRHFTIFEMMAHHAFNYPGKPIYWMDETVELAFEFFTKELKMKPEDITFKENPWAGGGNAGPAFEVLYRGLEVATLVFMQYKKAPENAPPEQVVEIKGEKYVPMETKVVDTGYGLERLVWMSQGTPTAYDAVLGYVVEPLKRMAGVEKIDERILMENSRLAGMFDIEDMGDLRYLREQVAKRVDISVEELEKMIRPYELIYAIADHTKALTFMLADGVIPSNVKAGYLARLLIRKSIRHLRELGLEIPLSEVVAMHIKELHKTFPEFKEMEDIILEMIDLEEKKYAETLRRGSDLVKREISKLKKRGINELPLERLITFYESHGLTPEIVREIAEKEGVKVKVPDNFYSLVAKEAEKTVEEKGESIVDFELVKDLPDTRTLYYEDPFMKEFEAEVLKVIDNWVVLDQTAFYPEGGGQPYDTGIFIVEGEEVKVTNVQKVGKVILHRVEKPEKFREGMKVRGRIDWDRRIQHMRHHTGTHVLMGALVRVLGRHVWQAGSQLTTDWARLDISHYKRISDEELKKIEELANRIVMENRKVTWEWLPRTEAEQKYGFRLYQGGVVPGREIRIVKIEDWDVQACGGTHLPYTGLVGPIKILRTERIQDGVERIIFACGEAAVKEWQKERDLLKKASQVLRVPPEKVPETAERFFNEWKEARKEVEKLRKELAKLIVYELEGKVERIGDFEFIGEIVEGTMDDLREAANKLRKDNRVVMLINKEGHFVVAVGDSVNLKAGDLAKLITSVAGGGGGGRKELAQGRIKDINKSKKAIERVKEEIK; translated from the coding sequence ATGGAGTTCGTCATGAAAACAAAAATGTTCGAGGAAGAGGGATGGATAAGGAAGAAGTGCAAGGTCTGTGGAAAGCCCTTCTGGACCCTTGATCCCGACAGAGAGACCTGTGGTGATCCTCCCTGTGACGAGTATCAGTTCATAGGAAAGCCAGGAATACCCAAGAAGTACACGCTCGATGAGATGAGAGAAAAGTTCCTGAGCTTCTTCGAAAAGAAAGGCCATGGGAGAGTAAAGCGCTATCCAGTATTGCCGAGGTGGAGAGACGACGTTTTATTAGTCGGAGCCTCAATCATGGACTTCCAGCCCTGGGTTATTAGTGGAGAAGCAGACCCACCAGCTAATCCGCTAGCGATAAGCCAACCCTCAATACGTTTTACGGACATAGACAACGTTGGAATAACCGGTAGGCACTTCACGATCTTCGAGATGATGGCCCACCACGCATTCAACTACCCAGGAAAGCCAATTTACTGGATGGACGAGACGGTTGAACTAGCTTTCGAGTTCTTCACTAAGGAACTCAAGATGAAGCCCGAGGACATAACCTTCAAGGAGAACCCTTGGGCCGGCGGGGGAAACGCTGGACCTGCATTTGAAGTCCTCTACCGTGGCCTTGAGGTTGCTACCCTAGTTTTCATGCAGTACAAGAAAGCCCCTGAAAACGCTCCGCCTGAGCAGGTGGTGGAGATAAAGGGTGAGAAGTACGTTCCAATGGAAACCAAGGTCGTTGACACTGGTTATGGCCTTGAGAGGCTTGTCTGGATGAGCCAAGGAACTCCAACAGCGTACGATGCAGTCCTGGGTTACGTAGTAGAACCCCTAAAGAGGATGGCTGGCGTGGAAAAAATAGATGAGAGAATTCTTATGGAAAACTCCAGATTAGCAGGAATGTTTGACATTGAAGATATGGGTGACCTCAGGTACCTGAGAGAACAGGTCGCAAAGAGAGTTGACATAAGCGTTGAAGAGCTTGAGAAAATGATAAGACCATACGAGCTAATTTACGCAATAGCAGACCACACAAAAGCTCTAACCTTCATGCTTGCAGACGGAGTAATCCCCTCCAACGTAAAGGCTGGATACTTGGCGAGGCTTCTAATTAGAAAGAGCATAAGACACCTGAGAGAGCTCGGTCTTGAGATTCCTCTATCCGAAGTTGTTGCCATGCACATAAAGGAACTGCACAAAACGTTCCCTGAATTCAAGGAGATGGAAGATATAATCCTAGAAATGATAGACCTAGAAGAGAAGAAGTACGCTGAGACACTAAGAAGAGGATCAGACCTCGTAAAGAGGGAGATAAGCAAGTTGAAGAAGAGGGGAATAAATGAGCTTCCATTAGAGAGACTCATAACGTTCTATGAGAGTCACGGCTTAACGCCAGAGATAGTAAGGGAAATTGCAGAAAAAGAAGGGGTCAAGGTTAAGGTTCCGGACAATTTCTACAGTCTTGTAGCTAAGGAAGCAGAAAAAACTGTAGAGGAGAAGGGAGAAAGCATTGTGGACTTCGAGCTTGTCAAAGACCTCCCGGACACTAGGACGCTCTATTATGAGGATCCTTTCATGAAGGAGTTTGAAGCTGAAGTTCTAAAAGTGATAGACAACTGGGTAGTTTTGGATCAAACAGCGTTCTATCCAGAGGGAGGAGGTCAGCCCTACGACACAGGTATTTTCATAGTTGAGGGCGAGGAAGTTAAGGTAACTAACGTCCAAAAGGTTGGAAAAGTTATTCTCCACAGGGTAGAGAAGCCTGAAAAGTTCAGGGAAGGGATGAAGGTCAGGGGAAGAATAGACTGGGACAGAAGAATACAGCACATGCGCCACCACACAGGAACCCACGTCCTCATGGGGGCCTTGGTCAGGGTTCTAGGGAGGCACGTCTGGCAGGCTGGAAGCCAGCTAACCACGGATTGGGCTAGACTCGACATAAGCCACTACAAGAGAATAAGTGATGAAGAGCTGAAGAAGATTGAAGAGCTTGCGAACAGGATAGTCATGGAAAACAGGAAGGTCACCTGGGAATGGTTGCCAAGGACTGAGGCTGAACAAAAGTACGGGTTTAGGCTCTACCAAGGTGGCGTGGTTCCGGGGAGGGAGATTAGAATTGTAAAGATAGAAGACTGGGATGTTCAGGCCTGTGGTGGTACTCACTTACCCTACACAGGACTAGTTGGTCCGATAAAAATCCTCAGAACAGAGAGAATTCAAGATGGAGTTGAGAGAATAATATTTGCCTGTGGTGAGGCTGCAGTAAAAGAGTGGCAGAAAGAGAGAGACCTGCTCAAGAAAGCCAGCCAAGTCCTCAGAGTCCCACCTGAAAAGGTTCCCGAAACGGCTGAAAGGTTCTTCAACGAGTGGAAAGAGGCTAGGAAAGAAGTTGAGAAGCTTAGGAAGGAGCTAGCGAAGTTGATAGTTTATGAGCTTGAAGGTAAGGTTGAAAGAATCGGCGACTTTGAATTCATCGGAGAAATCGTAGAAGGAACAATGGACGACCTTAGAGAGGCTGCCAACAAGCTCAGGAAAGACAATAGAGTTGTCATGTTGATTAACAAAGAGGGCCACTTTGTAGTTGCAGTGGGAGATTCTGTTAACTTGAAGGCAGGAGATCTTGCAAAACTCATTACCTCAGTTGCAGGCGGTGGCGGTGGAGGAAGAAAGGAGCTAGCCCAGGGAAGAATTAAAGATATCAACAAGTCCAAGAAGGCAATAGAGAGGGTAAAAGAGGAGATAAAGTAA
- a CDS encoding glycine zipper domain-containing protein, translating to MSWISSELAIVATTTAVGAVIGGLVGGPVGAVVGAVGGAVVGIILSYILHEYLGIP from the coding sequence TTGTCATGGATCTCTAGTGAGTTAGCAATAGTCGCTACAACTACTGCAGTTGGCGCCGTAATTGGAGGTTTGGTAGGAGGGCCTGTTGGTGCTGTAGTTGGGGCTGTTGGTGGAGCAGTAGTAGGAATAATCCTTAGCTATATCCTCCATGAATACTTAGGGATACCCTGA
- a CDS encoding COG1470 family protein, with translation MRKIVGLWLIILVCGGTVSAGIKNNYVIAATTADPYATFWEILYRESELVANIENGNFSLAPELVWNSHLGAKNAANISALVWQALEELKASGVKMYYTEEELLKMAEDIKQNGLPQETVEALKAQGWTDEQIKALEEYIIQNADSITGDFNMSAFLEDLSMAFIDIGFKYNEYEAWGLEKWKWALPSNPPVFEETEQLINPVLANLWVAFYKEYYEKDYQGMEKAIENLREATYNLLTAQSISTLEKGIERDIWGFTWVKDGGFAFSTGIGSHIVEDRYYWPKALKAYELIGNIYTLIKAKNYGNTDARLENILNQKVAELKDALKVSLIWHEENDLPEPPYPIMPIIPLPPKPRPTGALTGSSSQDSNLSSQTNTELILNETIVKKALSITDNEGLLLINKVDVVIDTNQPGKVEYHIEISLKAENNEVKDIRINVKDYTSGDSDSGSVPAINIGDSHTWTSKRFTYTHNSEGELTVTGKVEITYTPICGDIPQSPPSDGELMQSFCEERTIREEYSATIDLKSPVDWSKVNIRLEASPESATEGESVTYKFTIENNQEFQLEDVKYTVTIPISLTSSQTYSGTITLNPGETKVVLTKTVAYDTPSTYTATASIYWNGHSKSTEKSVTVTRGTLLITSVDITPETPKHGDTVTFNVVLKNPASRSRTATVKLFIDGIEKSSKTITLSAEETRKVSLPWTAQAGDHSWRIEVREDGRLEAAKSGSLEVSGTPTTLFDARLIPYPTELEGGGEVTFLVKVWNYNNDRISLKGFVSDGDGAIVKNIDWTGVPGNAQNYTVTTFTLTVYGVGEHKYKLFLDNYDGQPNGKGEEHWDEVRVEVRPMNGTGLKQISSECDDVYFDFKDHAYRATLSCRVYLHNSNSRDEVRIRDIAVLNSYSLGDLESVPAGSLNTGEWSINPSSFTIPAQTTKIVQFSLPLEINSKIPISGADATEIVLKDGEFITVEIPYTLGYSYDGNTWTHFSGKIHDTIQVKMDTKTVAADYVLSGAMAVIDPGTTVSYKIGTVTVFGKSINVRVSVDIWAIIWNTLIKPYILEHT, from the coding sequence ATGAGAAAAATAGTAGGGTTATGGTTAATAATACTGGTTTGCGGTGGGACAGTAAGTGCAGGAATTAAGAACAACTATGTGATAGCGGCGACAACTGCCGACCCATATGCAACATTTTGGGAGATTCTGTACAGAGAATCAGAACTTGTTGCAAATATTGAAAATGGCAACTTTAGCCTTGCTCCCGAGCTAGTCTGGAATTCTCACCTTGGAGCTAAAAATGCTGCCAATATCTCAGCCCTAGTGTGGCAGGCATTAGAGGAACTGAAGGCATCCGGAGTCAAAATGTACTACACCGAAGAAGAGCTCCTAAAGATGGCTGAAGACATCAAGCAGAATGGACTTCCTCAGGAGACTGTAGAAGCCCTAAAGGCTCAAGGCTGGACTGATGAACAGATTAAAGCTTTGGAAGAGTACATCATCCAGAACGCTGACTCAATAACTGGAGACTTTAACATGAGTGCATTCCTTGAAGACCTCTCAATGGCATTCATCGACATTGGTTTCAAGTACAACGAGTATGAAGCATGGGGACTAGAAAAGTGGAAGTGGGCTTTACCTAGTAATCCTCCAGTGTTTGAAGAGACGGAACAGCTAATAAACCCAGTTTTGGCCAATTTATGGGTAGCATTTTACAAAGAATACTACGAAAAAGACTATCAGGGGATGGAAAAAGCCATTGAAAACTTGAGAGAGGCTACTTATAACCTGCTGACTGCTCAGTCTATAAGCACCCTTGAAAAGGGAATTGAAAGAGACATTTGGGGCTTTACCTGGGTTAAAGATGGAGGATTTGCTTTTTCAACGGGAATAGGGTCACATATAGTGGAAGATAGATATTATTGGCCCAAAGCCCTTAAAGCGTACGAGCTTATAGGGAACATTTATACGTTGATAAAGGCAAAAAATTACGGCAATACCGACGCTAGGTTAGAGAATATACTCAACCAGAAAGTCGCTGAGTTGAAAGACGCACTAAAAGTTTCATTGATTTGGCATGAAGAAAATGACCTCCCAGAGCCTCCATATCCTATCATGCCCATTATTCCGCTTCCCCCTAAACCTAGGCCTACGGGAGCACTAACAGGATCCTCTTCCCAAGATTCCAACCTTTCATCTCAAACAAACACAGAACTCATACTTAACGAGACTATCGTAAAAAAAGCCCTCTCAATTACCGACAATGAAGGCCTTCTTCTAATAAACAAGGTAGACGTTGTCATTGACACAAACCAGCCTGGAAAAGTTGAATACCATATTGAGATTTCCCTTAAGGCCGAGAACAATGAAGTTAAAGACATCAGAATAAATGTCAAAGACTATACAAGTGGGGATTCTGACTCAGGTTCAGTCCCAGCGATTAATATTGGAGATAGCCACACTTGGACCAGCAAAAGATTCACGTATACCCACAATTCAGAGGGTGAACTTACTGTCACAGGAAAAGTTGAGATAACCTACACACCTATCTGTGGAGATATCCCGCAATCTCCTCCCTCTGATGGGGAATTAATGCAATCTTTCTGTGAGGAGAGAACTATTAGAGAAGAGTACTCGGCTACAATTGACTTAAAATCCCCAGTAGATTGGAGTAAGGTAAACATTAGGTTAGAGGCTTCACCGGAAAGTGCTACAGAGGGTGAAAGTGTAACTTATAAGTTCACCATTGAAAACAACCAAGAATTTCAGCTTGAAGACGTAAAATATACCGTAACAATTCCAATCTCACTGACTAGCTCACAGACGTATTCTGGGACAATAACCCTTAATCCCGGTGAAACTAAGGTAGTTCTAACAAAGACAGTAGCTTACGACACTCCAAGCACTTACACTGCAACGGCTTCAATATACTGGAACGGACACTCAAAAAGCACTGAAAAAAGCGTAACTGTGACCAGGGGAACGTTGCTAATAACAAGTGTTGATATAACCCCAGAAACTCCAAAGCACGGAGATACTGTGACTTTTAACGTGGTTCTCAAAAACCCAGCCTCTCGCTCCAGAACTGCAACGGTAAAGCTCTTCATTGACGGCATCGAAAAGTCGAGCAAAACCATCACTCTTAGTGCCGAGGAAACTAGAAAAGTATCCCTACCATGGACAGCTCAGGCAGGGGATCATTCGTGGAGGATTGAGGTTCGGGAGGATGGAAGGTTGGAAGCAGCGAAAAGTGGAAGCCTAGAAGTTTCTGGGACTCCAACCACATTGTTTGATGCTAGGTTAATTCCCTATCCTACTGAGCTTGAGGGTGGTGGGGAAGTGACGTTCCTGGTTAAGGTTTGGAATTATAACAATGATAGGATTAGTCTTAAGGGTTTTGTGAGTGATGGGGATGGGGCGATAGTCAAGAACATTGACTGGACTGGAGTTCCAGGGAACGCTCAAAACTATACGGTGACAACATTCACCCTAACAGTTTATGGAGTAGGAGAACACAAGTACAAGTTATTCCTCGACAATTACGATGGGCAGCCAAACGGAAAAGGGGAGGAGCACTGGGACGAGGTGAGGGTGGAAGTGAGGCCTATGAATGGGACAGGATTAAAGCAAATTAGTTCTGAGTGTGATGATGTTTACTTTGACTTTAAGGATCATGCATATAGGGCCACGTTGTCATGCAGGGTTTATTTACACAATTCCAATTCTAGGGATGAAGTTAGAATCAGAGATATTGCAGTGCTAAACAGCTACTCCTTAGGTGATTTGGAGAGTGTGCCCGCGGGCAGTCTGAACACGGGGGAATGGAGCATCAACCCGAGTTCATTCACTATTCCAGCACAAACTACTAAAATTGTCCAGTTCAGTCTCCCATTAGAGATTAACTCGAAGATTCCAATAAGCGGCGCAGATGCTACCGAAATAGTACTTAAGGATGGAGAATTCATCACTGTCGAAATACCCTACACCCTCGGGTACAGCTACGACGGGAACACTTGGACTCACTTTTCAGGCAAAATCCACGACACAATTCAAGTAAAAATGGACACAAAGACCGTTGCAGCAGACTACGTGCTGAGCGGGGCAATGGCGGTTATAGATCCTGGAACCACAGTGAGCTATAAAATTGGAACAGTAACAGTCTTTGGCAAAAGCATCAATGTCCGAGTAAGTGTAGATATATGGGCAATAATATGGAACACCCTCATTAAACCATACATCTTGGAACACACGTAA
- a CDS encoding alpha-amylase/4-alpha-glucanotransferase domain-containing protein encodes MVNFIFGIHNHQPLGNFGWVFEEAYEKAYRPFLEILEEYPSMKVAIHISGPLIEWLQENRPEYIDLLQSLVRRGQVEIVVAGFYEPVLAAIPKEDRLEQIRLMKEWAKNLGFDAKGVWLTERVWQPELVKTLKESGIEYVIVDDYHFMSAGLLKEHLFWPYYTEDGGETIVVFPIDEKLRYLIPFRPVKQVLDYLHSLDDEDESKVAVFHDDGEKFGIWPGTHEWVYKKGWLREFFEKVTSDERINLMLYTEYLKRFKPKGLVYLPIASYFEMSEWSLPAEQAKLFVEFVNELRIKGMFDRYRVFVRGGIWKNFFHKYPESNYMHKRMLMVSRLVRDIPEARRYLFKAQCNDAYWHGLFGGIYLPHLRRAVWSNLIKANTYVSPGNFIRDIDFDGREEVFLEGKNFYAVFKPSYGGSLIEFSSKRRLVNYVDILTRRWEHYHGVEVAYDGAGVPSIHELEKRLPDNLRGEVAYDKYQRFMLQDHLIPQETTIDDFRLSRNAEILELPAKPYHFNMFENGINLWFEEGGFRVEKSFRLLDDGFIVDYSASGKDIVLAIELNLAVQSIMEKPEVLKVKELEVDDKYAIGKFGLEFDREVTLWKFPIKTLSQSESGWDLIQQGVSYTVVLPLDGEERLRIRFREI; translated from the coding sequence ATGGTGAACTTCATATTTGGGATTCACAATCACCAACCCCTAGGAAACTTTGGCTGGGTCTTTGAGGAGGCCTATGAGAAAGCGTACAGACCATTTCTCGAGATTCTAGAGGAATATCCAAGTATGAAAGTTGCAATCCACATAAGTGGCCCTCTAATAGAGTGGTTACAGGAAAATAGACCAGAGTACATCGACCTTTTACAGTCGCTCGTAAGAAGAGGACAGGTGGAAATAGTTGTAGCAGGATTTTACGAGCCAGTCCTAGCTGCAATACCTAAGGAGGATAGGCTAGAGCAGATAAGGCTCATGAAAGAGTGGGCCAAAAACCTCGGGTTCGATGCTAAAGGGGTATGGCTAACAGAGAGAGTTTGGCAACCCGAACTCGTGAAAACGCTGAAAGAAAGTGGGATAGAGTACGTGATAGTGGATGATTACCACTTCATGAGTGCAGGCTTGTTAAAGGAACACTTATTTTGGCCCTACTATACTGAAGATGGTGGAGAAACGATAGTTGTGTTCCCTATAGATGAAAAGCTCCGATATCTAATTCCATTTAGGCCTGTTAAGCAGGTCCTTGATTACTTGCACTCGCTAGATGATGAAGACGAAAGTAAGGTTGCTGTATTTCACGATGATGGAGAGAAGTTCGGAATTTGGCCAGGAACGCACGAGTGGGTCTACAAGAAGGGATGGCTCAGGGAGTTCTTCGAGAAGGTGACTTCCGATGAGAGGATAAACCTCATGCTGTACACTGAATATTTGAAAAGGTTCAAGCCTAAGGGTTTAGTGTACCTCCCGATAGCTTCGTACTTTGAGATGAGCGAGTGGTCACTGCCAGCTGAGCAGGCGAAGCTTTTTGTCGAGTTCGTGAACGAGCTAAGGATAAAAGGCATGTTTGATAGGTACAGGGTCTTCGTAAGGGGAGGTATCTGGAAGAACTTCTTCCACAAGTATCCGGAGAGTAACTACATGCACAAGAGAATGCTAATGGTCAGTAGACTTGTAAGGGACATCCCGGAAGCGAGGAGGTACCTATTCAAGGCCCAGTGCAACGATGCGTACTGGCACGGTCTCTTCGGTGGAATATACCTGCCCCACTTAAGGAGGGCCGTGTGGAGCAACCTAATAAAAGCTAACACCTACGTTTCCCCAGGGAACTTTATTAGAGATATAGACTTTGATGGTAGGGAGGAAGTCTTCCTCGAGGGGAAAAACTTCTACGCCGTTTTTAAGCCCTCCTACGGAGGTTCCCTTATAGAATTCTCAAGTAAGAGGAGATTAGTTAATTATGTAGACATTCTAACCAGGAGATGGGAACATTATCATGGTGTAGAAGTTGCGTATGATGGAGCCGGTGTCCCAAGTATACATGAGCTCGAGAAAAGGCTTCCGGATAACCTCAGAGGAGAAGTCGCATACGATAAATACCAGCGGTTCATGCTTCAGGATCACCTTATTCCACAGGAAACCACTATAGACGATTTTAGGCTCTCAAGAAATGCGGAAATTTTAGAGTTACCTGCTAAGCCCTACCACTTCAACATGTTTGAAAATGGGATAAATCTGTGGTTTGAAGAAGGGGGCTTTAGAGTAGAAAAGTCATTTAGGCTACTAGATGACGGTTTCATCGTGGATTATTCCGCCTCCGGAAAGGATATAGTTCTCGCAATAGAGCTCAACTTAGCAGTTCAAAGCATAATGGAAAAACCTGAGGTTCTCAAGGTAAAAGAGTTGGAAGTTGATGACAAGTACGCAATAGGAAAGTTTGGGCTTGAGTTCGACAGGGAGGTTACCCTCTGGAAGTTCCCCATAAAAACCTTAAGCCAAAGTGAAAGCGGGTGGGACTTAATTCAGCAGGGTGTTAGCTACACGGTGGTGTTGCCCTTAGATGGAGAAGAGAGACTGAGGATAAGGTTCAGGGAAATTTAA
- a CDS encoding 6-pyruvoyl-tetrahydropterin synthase-related protein: MGSQRGRWLLLFSNDKRVKGDLSRNVAIAGIFIIWSFIIFLPFYRAPEIPALPVDGNGHLFKVYKLMQDGWKPWINDWYTGYPFLKYYPPLSYLVAAFFGKILGTPIRGLAITLTLFSLIGVVSLYKLTKNVPLSLLYPTLLAHSPIVTIEGAYPRLCALLAAPAFILGAKLILEGNAKEVTLGSMLVSIVLLTHHSALLPLVVLVGVLYLRKMPSAHNIVRAIGIILVLTAFFYVPFILDYRYSNFFTITKYPYLFEYTSKKLGEIILSKYFFLMIPLLLTLFLSVRKTIRHLALVVALMLLATGYYSPVRSFYNLPLLSKMLPYRWLDVLPLVLVLGSSEVKRKSIVKITAVALIIAITLALPYSIGGMPKDYLELAKFLKDEKGRDWRFYVVPAVAPYSYLPALTGKLSLNGWYHEGSPADREYFRMMHILCKVNYGQDNHLAEHYLLPYATRFLITTLQSPVPEPYKYVGKIGKFRIYEANTSFFTPVDLLIVGKFYDFPYRYIYMPSLTDVPHGVSTVMYLGEPKKSEEKTLLEFVKEGGTLIVIPERAGEFLGTKSVLIAMPNVTGFAPFVYEGKTWYGPVFQGNLTPIIKVGNYTLIGFRDVGKGHIYFIGGNLLFHSLYWNSSKELNRIFSLAKNKNVSLGYRDFMISDTRFSATITSTSRATIIVSIAYYPYWKVYIDGKEVKVWRDYRTGLMVVSIPGGIHKIEGVYRDPFINLRYYSLLGWMLAGAYVLTKRKKTGKIKPMRPLSGPDR, encoded by the coding sequence GTGGGTAGCCAGAGGGGGAGATGGTTGCTACTTTTCAGCAACGATAAGAGGGTTAAGGGAGATCTTAGCAGAAATGTAGCAATCGCCGGAATATTTATCATCTGGTCGTTTATTATCTTTCTGCCATTCTATAGAGCTCCCGAGATTCCAGCCCTTCCTGTTGACGGAAATGGCCATCTATTCAAGGTTTACAAACTCATGCAGGATGGATGGAAGCCATGGATAAATGATTGGTACACTGGATATCCATTTCTCAAGTATTACCCGCCACTCTCATACTTGGTCGCTGCCTTCTTTGGGAAAATTTTAGGAACGCCTATTCGAGGACTAGCCATAACATTAACCCTCTTCTCGCTAATTGGAGTGGTTTCCCTTTATAAGCTGACTAAAAACGTGCCACTGTCATTACTCTATCCAACACTGCTTGCGCACTCTCCAATAGTAACGATTGAAGGTGCATATCCAAGGCTGTGTGCCCTTCTTGCGGCCCCAGCCTTTATCCTGGGTGCAAAGCTGATATTAGAGGGAAACGCTAAGGAGGTAACTCTCGGCTCAATGCTGGTCTCGATAGTGCTACTAACCCACCACTCAGCTCTCCTTCCTCTTGTAGTTCTAGTAGGCGTGCTTTATCTAAGAAAAATGCCCAGCGCACATAACATTGTAAGAGCCATTGGAATAATTCTTGTGCTGACGGCTTTCTTCTACGTGCCATTTATTCTCGATTACAGGTACTCCAACTTCTTTACGATAACCAAATATCCTTACCTATTTGAGTATACGTCAAAAAAACTAGGGGAGATCATCCTATCAAAGTACTTCTTCCTAATGATCCCGCTGTTGCTTACACTATTCTTGAGTGTTAGGAAAACTATCAGACACCTCGCATTAGTTGTCGCGCTCATGCTACTAGCAACGGGATACTATTCGCCAGTTAGAAGCTTCTACAACCTGCCACTACTCTCCAAGATGCTTCCCTACAGATGGCTTGATGTGTTACCTCTAGTTTTAGTCTTAGGGAGCTCGGAAGTTAAGAGGAAGTCAATTGTAAAGATAACCGCAGTCGCCTTAATTATCGCGATAACTCTGGCACTTCCTTACTCAATCGGAGGAATGCCTAAAGACTATTTGGAACTCGCTAAGTTCCTGAAAGACGAGAAAGGTAGGGACTGGAGGTTTTACGTTGTTCCAGCTGTGGCCCCTTATTCTTACCTCCCAGCTTTAACAGGCAAGCTAAGCCTAAACGGCTGGTACCATGAAGGTAGTCCCGCGGACAGGGAATATTTTAGGATGATGCATATCCTTTGTAAGGTAAATTATGGTCAAGATAACCATCTTGCGGAACACTACCTCTTACCCTATGCCACGAGATTCCTTATAACGACTCTTCAATCACCAGTTCCGGAACCGTATAAGTACGTCGGGAAAATTGGAAAGTTCAGAATATATGAAGCTAATACGAGCTTCTTTACACCTGTAGATCTGCTAATCGTTGGGAAATTCTATGATTTTCCCTACAGGTACATATACATGCCCTCCCTTACTGACGTACCCCATGGAGTTAGCACCGTAATGTACCTAGGAGAACCTAAAAAGAGCGAAGAAAAAACCCTGCTAGAGTTCGTGAAGGAAGGAGGTACCCTCATTGTAATACCGGAAAGGGCTGGAGAATTCCTGGGCACTAAGAGCGTTTTAATAGCGATGCCTAATGTAACAGGATTTGCACCATTTGTGTATGAAGGAAAAACATGGTATGGTCCTGTCTTTCAAGGGAATTTAACTCCCATTATCAAGGTAGGCAATTACACGCTCATCGGATTTAGAGACGTAGGGAAGGGTCATATCTATTTCATCGGCGGCAATCTACTGTTTCACTCACTTTACTGGAACTCGAGTAAGGAACTAAACCGCATATTCTCCCTAGCAAAGAACAAAAATGTTTCCCTGGGGTATAGGGACTTCATGATCAGTGATACAAGGTTTAGCGCAACCATCACTTCAACGTCCAGAGCAACTATAATAGTCTCAATAGCATACTACCCATATTGGAAGGTCTACATAGATGGCAAGGAGGTGAAAGTTTGGAGGGACTACAGAACTGGGCTTATGGTTGTAAGCATTCCAGGGGGTATCCACAAAATAGAGGGAGTGTATAGGGATCCATTTATTAACCTGCGATATTATTCATTACTAGGATGGATGCTAGCTGGAGCATACGTCCTGACAAAGAGAAAGAAAACTGGAAAGATTAAGCCGATGAGGCCTCTTTCGGGCCCTGATAGGTGA